The DNA segment aaggaaaagcttgttaacactctagaggccatagttgtaACCCTGTccttatgaaacttagtcagaatgtttgtatcgatgttctctaggtcaagtttgaaactggttatttggggtcaaaaaaactaggtcagtaggccagatcaaaggaaaatcttgttaatgtTATAGAATCCACAGTTtcagtttgaaactcataagaattggtcagaatgtttgtcttgatgacctctaggtcaggtttgaatctgggtcatgtgggatcaaaaactaggtcacttggttgaatcaaaggtaaaacttgttaacactctagaggtcactgttgtgactcaatctttatgaaacttggtcagaatgtagcTAGGTCAGAAGGCcaatcaactctggtgagcgatatagggccatcgtggcTCTCTTGTTTGTagagtgcctcaagtaaaaggatttaatgggACAGAATTCTTACTCCTGGATTTCCGCCAAGTTGAAGTTGAACATTGAAAAACTAAGGTCAAGTCCTGtggaactgttttaaattttgctcacttcattcaaaataaccttggggcagaagtacatgtaaaacctacctacattccttccacaatatgtaatctaaagagtaaaggcaaaatagaaaacCCCATGTAACTCAGTATATTTAAGGATGTCTAACTCAGCCCTCttttgtttcagaggtaaattggcactttgaacagcaataaatcacttatcaaatgaaatttttttttcatttttgtacaataaatcaataataagtcttgaaaaaagtaaaaccttaATAGAAAAAGGGAATATAGGGGGAAAAAATGTATGCGCCCTAAAAAATTTAAGTCAGAGTAGGTTTATtatagaaattgaatactcttcaaaaggagggaTGCTATTATGAATCTAACACCTTAATTGATTGTATTAAAATGGTGTCTGttaaagacaaaaagaaataatttgttGTTTCTAACTTTTCTTTTTAGTATGAAAAACAAGGGCATGCTTTAGATTATCTCAGCCAGGCCATTGGTACAACTTATTTCGGACATTCTGATAGACAGCAGCTGCTGTACACAAACAGAAATTGCTACTCATACCATTCTGTTGCTGATAGGTGATGAAAGAGACTAAAGATGTGTAGTTTCAAGGCATCCATGAATACCTTTAACACAACCGGCTAGACAGTTTTAAGCTCACTTGAACACAAAGAGTTCTAGATATGCatttgtgatcactcaccatcctTCGTCCTCACAATTTTTTCACAACATCTCCTCTCGAACTGTTTGAATGAAGTGAATGCTCCTTGGATAGTTCTCTTCCCAAATTGTTCACTTGTTTGCCAAGAGCCAAAAgtagaaaaaatgtttataaaaaaaaccaaacagcttttaaatattttacacaagTGATCCTTTGGTGACCTTTTGAAATAGTTTTGATTTGCCTAtggtatatagtgaaaactttatcAGAAATCTGGCCGGATGGACATGTATGCTGATTATCATGACAGCATCTTAGTAAGACTTACAACATTATTCCAGTGTCTAATGTTTTATTTAGATATCGGATGTATCAGAAAGAGAAAGTGAAGACACCACTATACACCCCTACCATGCTGACAAAGGACAGTTCATCAGCCAAGCAAGGACCAGCCAGGTTTTGGGGATCTTACCGGCCACACACATACTTTGGAATGAGAACTAGAAGCCCTCGGTCTCCAGTTATGGGTCTCATGTGGTTGAATCAGCTGACAGGACAAATGCCACCACCAATCAGGCATTGGTGTGATCAGGTAAACACTACTAAAATGGCTAATCCAAGTCTGTTCATTAGAAGTCCAGGGGCGGCAAATtaaattgtccgtattgcccaggttgtcctaAAGCTTGTATgaacaagtgaaatttgaccagaatttactatataactatcaaacggacaagtaaaaaatagcaattgacaaaaacagacaagcaagtcaaaatcagatttcgccacccctgacttttaaaggtggtcagtcatatttgaacaacattttatgacattttttagtTTCCATTACATGAAGTTAGATCACTACTctaaatgtatattaaattttatttcttttcgtgaaattacctccctttaatataacGTATTTATTAAAAAGGTAGACTTTTTCTTTagatttcaatgtaatttctagttttacatttgcatttgatagatattgggatatttcaactacctgaaactAAAGTCAAGCTTTAAAACAGCATGTAGCTTtggaattcatctattttcaatctaaCATGGTTGCACAACAGAGaaaggcaaagggaggtaataataacttTACAAACTTGCATCTCTGCTGTATTTTGGCAAGATATGTTTTGGGCTCAGGCCTTTGTGTCttgttctttatctatatacagttacaatagtttcatgCTGAGCACTCAATATACTTtccaatgcaaatctttgacaaatttgaTTACAATactgcttatattcatattatccCTTAGGCAGCATACTAATTTTCATATAAACTGCAGTGCTGCATAAAAACTTGTTTCATTGTCATGCAACCACACCTCTTCTCGGGTCACTGTCGTTTATGGTCTCATTGGCTGTGACTCACTTTTGGATTCaaaattatttggatttttttgcTAATACTCTATGGAAATTGCATAGAGGTAAATTTTCTTCACcactttttgctttaaaaattctcTTTGAATTCTCTTCATGGTGACATGCCGGAGGTCTATACTCTTGCATAGCGTAATGCTATACTGTGCTTGAAAGGGCAGATGGACCCTTATTAAACATAACACGAACAtacaaaattatttcttaaacaggcaaaatatttttattaactaGATTTTTGTAGAAAACCGGTTACAAAAACCAGTTATTAGACTGGGGTATGTCATAGGACGGGCAGGCAAGCGGGTGGGTGGGCAGGCATCAAACTTGGTTTCcacacaataactttagtttggaacaagctatagacaccaaactTGGCTTGTAAATAGATGGTAAGGAGACAAAGGTTGGGATTGCATTTGgggtcatttgggtcaaggtcaagatcgctgttgctaaaaatagaataaatggtttccactcaataactttagtttgcattgatgtattaaaattaaacttggcctattggtagcttatagaaaaaccaaggttgggattttatatggggtcattggggtcaagtttAAGGTtaggataacttatttaatctttatacttagaaaattccatggtggcgcagtggtctagagcgttgggccaaaagctactttaaaaacaagaggaatTTGAGATATATTGTATTTAAAGGTTGAGTTGATTTGATTTCACTTAATTTTGAATCAAACAGGAATTCAATTAAGGTAATAAATTTTCAATGAAGACAACAGTGagtttcacaaagaaaattgcgTAAGTTACGTCTAAAAAAAGTTTGATTTTCGAAGACATTGCATACCGATACATGGCTATGAAGTAAGACTTGTTATCTAAAACAGCACTGTTAATAGTCTCTGTACAATATTGACCAGGGTGACAGGTTGCCGAAGTATGGCTGGTTGAAACATGATGGGATTAACTTTGGAGTACAAGAGATTCATGATACTGACTTCACCATTACAACAGAGTTTGTGAAGCGACTTGGAGGTGAGCACGGGGGTGACTGGACTGCCAGAATTACAGCTAAACCAAATGACAAGGTAACTTTTTAagataaagttattattattctTAAAGTCACCCAGTAAGTATTGTCTATATACTCAGATAGTAGCAGTTTGACAATTATGAAACATTTATTGACTGACTTGCCTGTGTCAGTAATATGCACTTGCTGAATCACTAGCCGGTCAGTAATATACACAAGGTATCtttgctcatggtgagctattgtgatagtCCGTCGTGCGTGCTTCAGTCcatccgttgtcaacaatttcttttaacaacatctccaaaactgAATGGAGTTTGATCAaacttggatggtcctctaccaaagttgttcaaagggTTTGTCtgatcagattttgaaataatgtcacACAAATGGGCCTTATGTAACCTTCTACCAAGacttcaaattattctgattcttaCAAAATATGTCTGCAGGATGGGGTGGGAGGGatgcgtggtcacttttccatatatttatgtatttgaacctttaaaagacttcttgtGCGAAATTGCTGGCCCAATTAtttgtgaccttctaccaagactgttcaaattattatgatttgtcaaaaaaaatggctgccagagggcgtggtcagtttgctatatgcatatagtggaaactttaaaaaaatttcttgcacttcttagctcacctgagcacaaagtgctcatggtgagcttttgtgatcacgctgtgtccatcGTCAgttgtgcgtgcgtccgtcagtcaAGTCATCcctcgtcaacatttgtgtttaaacgacatctcctccaaaaccaatgaatggattttgatgaaacttgcccttgatgttccttgggtggtcctctacatAGTTGACTCCTATTGCTTTAGGGGCTGTTACATCAGAGGTTAAATTAATGGTGACCGCAAGACtgaaaatgagccgcgccatgagaaaaccaacatagtgcgtttgcgaccagcatggatccagaccagcctgcgcagtctggtcaggatccatgctgttcgctaatggtttctctaattgcaataggctttgaaagcgaacagcatggatcctgaccagattgcacggatgcactatgttggttttctcatggcgtggctcaaatggtTTTGAAGGATGTGACTCTTCCTTTTTTCAGCTGATTTccaatttttgaagaaaaaaaatgaagtaaaagtTGTCGGATTTGGTCACATACGTGCATAAATGAAACTTTGTTATAAGGTTTATGGATACCTCTGAtttgttctttcttttttggTCAATGAGCAGTATTACATCCATGATGCTGAAAGAGGTTTTGGCCAAGGACTGTAAAATTTATAGGATGATAGCCTAGATGACTTTACCTTTTAGAGCATCAGTATTTCAGGCCttctagtgaaacctttaaaacctttaaaaacctttaatttcagagcaaacctttaaaacctttaaatcttctgaaaaaaacctttaaaacggccaaatagcctgtacttttcactcaaaacctatatttttgttcagactgcttgcagtgccagtttaaagcaagtaatggttatactactgtatttcttccccccttttaagtgttgttattaggatactgcttgtgtatctttcatcttgagtttttcagaatgctgttgtgttcaccagaccacatacatgtagatgtttgcaGTAGTGTTTACTAGACCATGGGTGTTCCATGTATTCAGCATAAGGTACCATGGAGCTGAATGCTTGAAATGGTCTGGTGACATGATGTTTACACTATGGTAACAGTGGACAAGGTCTGGTGAAGATACAGCATTCTGAGCAAAGTTGATGTAGACACTACAATGTATAAAACAGGAACCATATACAAAAATAGGTGATATAAATGTGCAGTGAAAGTAGGAATACCCATTAAGTTAGGTATGTATATCAATCATAATGTATAATTCAAACAGTATGAGATAATATCAAACATGCCTATTTCTGATGTCTGTTGTTTTAGAGTGTGGGTTtccatataaattttattataaataaactttttttttagtaaatacctgtatatattatgtgttttcaacgagaattccgacaaaaatagcctttgtTTActctatattttttaatattttacactaaaaggcctttatttccatagattggagcctttataaaaacctttatttttgttcaggcctgctagtaGGCCTGGTATTTTAAAAGTCAAGGACACAACAGCcttaaaacaaaaactgtttctgatcattAGCTAAAGAATGTTTGAGCCTTCAGCCATCAAAACTCATAACATTATTGTCTATGTTCAGGAGATGACCCCTCTCTCTTTTTGAGGGAGGGGAGGGAGATTGGGAGATCAAAAGTCAACTtaatgtcacagtgacctagagATTATAATGGTTTAGAATCTATAGCTTGAGAATGCGTGGGCCTATGGCCATCAAACTTTATAGCATGATTGTTTATAGTATGCTTATGTGACTAAGAATTTGAATTCTTTATTTCAGTTTCCTGAAAGAAAGAGGCTGGTATCTCTGATGTTTTATACAGCATTGGATGGTCAGGGCCAGATTGAGCCTGTCCTCTCCAAAACTGGCCAAAGACTAAATGCAATAACTGGTTACTCAGAAGAACTTGGCTATTTCAAACTCaattttccaaaatcaaaatcagACTCAACATATCGCCATAACTATCTCTTAACATATGCACCAGGTCTTGACAAACTGAAAGAAGCCATTATGAATGGTATTAGAGTTGAGGCATGGGATAAAGCTAGAAAAGTTCCATATTTTGTCCTCGGAGGTAGACAGGTTCCCCGAGAGGCAGAGGGTGGAGCTAATTTCCTTGTGTATCAGGTAACCACAGAATTACCATTTGAAATGGAAGTTGTATTTGAATCGGGCAGCTTTGTTGATAGACCAGACAAACTTTCTGGAAGTTTATTTGATGCTACTTTATCTCAGCATATCTCTCAGTTTGATAAAAGATTTGAGGAAATATTTAGTTTGAATTCAAAAGGCTTTTCAGATAATGAGATAAAGTTTGCCAAGGCAGCTTTAAGTAATATGGTAGGAAGTATCGGATACTTTTATGGAGCATCTTTGGTACAGTCATCTTACAATGAGGAACCAGTCCGCTACTGGAATACAGCGTTGTACACAGGTGTCCCATCACGCTCTTTCTTCCCGAGGGGTTTTCTATGGGATGAAGGGTTCCATAATTTGTTAATCAGCAAATGGGATCCAGAAATATCAAAAGACATCCTATCTCACTGGTTAGATTTAATAAATTCTGAGGGATGGATTCCTCGAGAACAAATATTGGGAGTGGAAGCTCGAGCACGAGTTCCAGATGAATTTGTCGTCCAGCACAATGAAAATGCCAATCCGCCAACTCTTATTCTCCCACTTCAGAGACTTATTAAAGGAATGTTGAGCAGCGATAAGGAAAAGGACAAAGTTTTCCTAATGGCTGTTTTTCCTAGACTGAAAGCATGGTTCCAGTGGTATAATACGACACAAGATGGTCCCAAACCATTCACTTACAGATGGAGGGGCAGAGATTCCAAAACAAATAAAGAACTAAACCCTAAAACATTAACATCTGGTTTAGATGACTATCCCAGGGCGTCACACCCAACTGACAATGAGTATCATGTTGATCTTAGATGTTGGATGGCACTTGCTTCAGGGCTGATTGCTGATATAGCAAGCTCCCTTGGTGAAAATGGCAATGAATATCTAGCCACACATAAACTTTTAACAAACAATGGAATTCTTGATCAGTTGCACTGGTCAGATACAAAGCAACAGTACAGCGATTATGGACTGCATTCAGATAAAGTGAGACTGGAACGTCCAAAACCTCCGCAAAATCTTGAACCAGGGCAGAGGCCACCACCAATGAATATGGATAAAGTACGTGTAGTACTAGCAGATCCCAAACCTGGCTTTGTAAATGCTTTTGGATATGTGAGTTTGTTTCCATTCTTGCTTAAAATAGTAGAACCAAGTTCTCCAAAATTAATGAGGACCATGACTGACTTGCGAAGTGACCGTCTGCTGTGGACGGATTTTGGATTACGTTCACTGGGACAATCATCCACAATGTACAACAGATATAACAGCGAGCACGACCCACCTTATTGGAGAGGTGCAATATGGATAAACATGAATTATCTTGCTTTAAGTGCCTTAGATTTTTATAGAACAGTTAGCGGTCCTTACCAAAAACAGGCGGCTGAAATTTACACAGAATTAAGAAACAATGTCGTTAAGAATATATACAAACAGTATGAGCAGACAGGTTACATTTGGGAGaattataatgataaaactgGTGAAGGAAAGGGTTGTCATCCATTTACAGGGTGGTCTGCCCTCGTTACCCTTATAATGGCAGAAATTTATGAATGAAAACGTTCTGTTATCtatgcagaatttttttttctagtttaagaAAATGGGAATCAGTCTTCATATCATAATGACTAAACAAAGACTCTGTAATTATAAGTGCTTGTAATTGTAAATGCTTGTCACATGTTAATGGTGCAAGTTTTTATCCCATTGGCTTGGGGAGTGGAGATTATCCAAAGGCTATTAACTCGCTTtgaactttttttcatttcttcagATAGCAAACTAATtgtgtttaaatgttttacataaaGAGATCTCGTAGACATAGGAGTTGGGAGTTGGTTTGCTTGTGAATGAAGGAAGAGGTCAGATATAGGGAAGATTATGctacttttaaagtttattttatctttaatgtcAAAGACTGTTGCAGCTATCTAACATTAAGATGATCTCAGGAAAAGAGAATGTGTTGAGTTTGGCATGATTGGTATGTAATGGTCAGAATGAAGCTTGAATCTGGAGTTTGGAAATATTGAAGACATTTATGCAGTACAAACTTATATAATAAAAGCAGTTTCCTCATCTAGAAGCTTTTTTAATGACAGCTTTTCAGTAATCAGGACAACAGGGCTTCCTTGTACATAACTTGGTACAGGTCTTGTATATTggaatttcatattcatatttgAAATCAATGATCAGTTCTGTATATAGCTTTGATCTTGTTAGATATACACTGTGAAGGATTTTTCTTGACAGATATTAACTACTGAACAGTATTGGCAAGGCTctttcaagatttaaaaaaagaaattgctATATAACAATGCTTGCCCATGGTCACTAGGGGATTAGCAAAACACTCAAGTTAACCAAGGTTTTGAATGatccaaacatagaaaatataaggaaGGCAGCAGGGAACCACATTAATTGatccaaacatagaaaatataaggaaagTAGCTGAGGAATCACATAAATTGATCAAAACGTAGAAATACAAGGGTAACAGCCGGGAACCACATTATGTAATTTAATTGATCAAAACATACAATATATaacagtaggggaaacttcctgATCGGgaaattatttatgtgtttttccctacttcccgaaCAGGAAACTTGTTACTTATTATAGTAACATGCTTCCCATTCAGGAAGTAAAACCACTATATTTTATGTAGGTTCATTAAAAATGCCCCATGCATAAGACTATACATGAGATCTCAAAATTGAATATgccatattgaaattaaaagacatatctagatttctaccgttcagaattttcttaaatgtcttagtatttttttaatttcacattgaATCTGCCCTTTTTCTGAATGAACTGCAAAAAAGCAGAGTTTCCCGATTTGGAAACCTAACTTCCCAATCAGGAAATTCTTCTTATTTGCGTGGCACATCTTTTTATCATACTAAATGGAATATCAAGCCAGACGAAGTCATAAGAACCAGAAGAAACATTTCAAAggaaaatctgaaaaaaacttgataaactacataaatatgaaaatcaCAAACTAGTGTCATATTGCAAAGGCTGTGTCTCCtacattaaaaactttaaaactattatacAGAATGCAAAGAAAGTAGATCAAGCAACACAGACCgatactattaaacatatttgtatAGGTACAATTTTTACCTTAATTGATGCCAAATCTTTTTTTCAGTAATAAATTCACAGTATCTAGTTTGATACAAAGTGATATTGAGAAATACCAAAAGCAGGACAATTTTTGATGCTAgatgtttttcaatgtaaaattctgattttgttcaTGAGGGATACATAATGCTTTTCCAGATTGTTTGTATTCTTcacatgaatattttacaaaaaaaatcaattactaAGAGTAAGATAAGATAGTGGAACTAACAACCAACACAGATTAAAATTAACAGATTTATTAAAATGACCGACGTTTCGACTCTTCACGAGTCTTCATCAGGGTGAACAAATAACAGAAACAAATCTACTAAGGTACAAAAATTCGGGAGCAATTGTCACGTGatgtatgtctaaaaatagaattgtaAATATTGTCCTAGGGAGCAGTTGTTATTTAGTGTTAGTGAAAATTGTTATCGAAATCGTAGTTGATAATTAACAGTTCTTTTCAAAAATGCCATATATTgaataaatacttatttgaatGTCTCGTAATGAATCAAAAAAATCAATTGTCAAGGTGATaccaaatgtatttttcaaattgaaaatttttgaacaaacttaagaaaTTCGAAACAGTAGCTTTAGTAGTATACTGTCATATGCTAGAACCAgaattattattaattaaattCTGTTCTTTAGGTAACTTATTATACATGATAATATAACAGTATTACAAAACATAACGATAAAATATGAAAGGGGTTTACTTATAATGACATAGAGATTTGGTTTCAGAGTATATATTGTTTTGGAATACTACTTTATGCTTTGAtaggaacagagatatttgacttttaaaaaacttacttttttcttttaacaaggcagtctgaaagacagctaaatcccccgccactgctatggatagtgaaagggtaaacctttgattttagccgtgaccttgaccttgaactgacatggctgacttatgaattctgcacaacgtcttgatgaggtgatcatttgaccagtttcatgaaaatccttcaaggggtttaggagatacagaggtgaaacctttgaccttcagttgtgaccttgaccttgagttgacatggctgactcatgagttcttgatgaggtgatcatttgacccaggtttgatgaaaatccttcaaggggttaaggagatacagagtggacaccaaatggaaggctcaaaccttcgacccttagttgtgaccttgaccttgagagttgtgaccttgacctttagctggcatggttgactcataatttctgcatatcgttctgatgaggtaatcatttgacccaagttttataaaattccttcaaggggtttaggagatatagaacggacacgaaatggaaggctcaaacctttgaccttcagttgtgaccttgaccttcagccgacatggctgactcataaattctgcacatcgccttgatgaggtgatcgtttgacccaagtttgatgaaaatccttcaaggggtttaggagatatagagcggacacaaaatggaaggctcaaacctttgaccccaagttgtgtccttgaccttgagccggcatgactgactcatgggttctgcacatcgtcttgatgaggtgatcatttgacccaagttttataaaattccttcaagaggtttaagagatatagagcggacacaaaatggaaggctcaaacctttgaccttgacttgagaccttgactttgagccggcatggctgactcgtgggttctgcacatcctcttgatgaggtgatcatttgacccaagttttataaaattccttccaggggtttaggagatatagagcggacacaaaatgacaggctcaaacctttgaccttgagttgtgaccttgaacttgaaccgacaaggctgactcatgggttctgcacatcgtcttgatgaggtgatcatttgacccaagtttcatgaaaatccttcaaggggtttaggagatatggaccggacacgattttgttacggacggatggaaggacggacgcagaccattcctataatccctctgccacggcgggggattaaaaattgaGCTAAAAATTAGAACCAATACTGACAGACAATTAACCTTGTGCTGcttgatattgtaaaacattaaacataaaggAAACtggatattgtaaaacattaatcatAAAGAAAATTGGGGCAGTAAGATGCATCTACCTGAAACTGTAAATCTGTTCAAATGCAGCACATGCTCTtacagtattttgtgttttatattcaCTGTGTCAGATGTGATACCTTCAAGAAAAGATGTAACTACTttgtttctttcacttttatatttatcaaaattcaagttAATCAAGGATTCTATGTCTCTATTAATAGCTGATACAGATTACAATCTCTTAATATGTCTTCCTTTTCTGCACACCCAAATGCAAAGGCGACAAATGCTCTTTCAGACTGTTTTAAACCTAAAAAgagaagtaaacaaaaatatgacttCAGTCttaaaaaaatgctatttactatcaaagtctacaccaatccaCGTAACTCTGATTTCACTTATGATATAATTAttctcctttttaacttagattttttgttaaagtttttgataaagtcaaatatctctacaactatcaaagtttttgacttaaaacttacaatatgtatttactgtcaaagtctacaccagaaaacaatcctcataacttgatatttaccagagttaggcccctttttaactttgattttgtagtgtagaaatgtttgataaagtcagatatctctgttactatcaaagattaaatagttttttactatttaagtctacaccaggagaaacaatccccataacactgatttgaattttgacagagttatgcccctttttaacttagactttttttttggaaaaagtttttgatgaagtcaaatatctctgttactatcaaagattttgacttgaaaattaaaacagttatttactatcaaagtcttcactatgagaaacaatcctcataactctgatttgaattttactgttaaaatttgtacttgcaaagctctaattcagagtcaagcactgacaaAAGTTGAGCATTATGTAGTAACACATACAAGAGATCTTAAAAAGATATAGTTGGGATTTTCTAAGACTACAAAAATGgccgtaattctgacaaaatgctgattagagttatggttcttgaactATAAAGTCCCAAATGatcgatgataaacaagtgtgcaaagtttcaaaactgtagctcttacagtttttgacctaaacaaaaaatttaaccaagaaccTAAAATTTTCCAAGTACAGTAAAGggcaattattttatcaaaatgcatatcagagttgtgGTTCTAGgcatacatagtcccctaatgtgCAAAGTTTTTAAGCTGTTACCCTTACAATGTTTGAGAAAAAGTGCacctaaacaaaatatttaacaaacgCAGACACATACGCCaatgatcaagtgacgacaatacctcatagatgtttttgtgttttaaaaatcagACGACCTAAAAGGAGAAAGAAATAAATTTACGTCAGAAACTATGCTAGAGTCACACAAGACAAAATCTTGGAATGTCtctaaagtaaatattcaaataactgaCCCACTGCCTTTGAACCCAAACTCATATGAGTCTGTTAAAATCCTGGGGCACCAGACACATGAAATTACAGGATCACAACTCCCtgaaaacttgaaatttga comes from the Mercenaria mercenaria strain notata chromosome 9, MADL_Memer_1, whole genome shotgun sequence genome and includes:
- the LOC123546800 gene encoding mannosyl-oligosaccharide glucosidase-like; translation: MTMLPYATCDHLSKTYNIIPVSNVLFRYRMYQKEKVKTPLYTPTMLTKDSSSAKQGPARFWGSYRPHTYFGMRTRSPRSPVMGLMWLNQLTGQMPPPIRHWCDQGDRLPKYGWLKHDGINFGVQEIHDTDFTITTEFVKRLGGEHGGDWTARITAKPNDKFPERKRLVSLMFYTALDGQGQIEPVLSKTGQRLNAITGYSEELGYFKLNFPKSKSDSTYRHNYLLTYAPGLDKLKEAIMNGIRVEAWDKARKVPYFVLGGRQVPREAEGGANFLVYQVTTELPFEMEVVFESGSFVDRPDKLSGSLFDATLSQHISQFDKRFEEIFSLNSKGFSDNEIKFAKAALSNMVGSIGYFYGASLVQSSYNEEPVRYWNTALYTGVPSRSFFPRGFLWDEGFHNLLISKWDPEISKDILSHWLDLINSEGWIPREQILGVEARARVPDEFVVQHNENANPPTLILPLQRLIKGMLSSDKEKDKVFLMAVFPRLKAWFQWYNTTQDGPKPFTYRWRGRDSKTNKELNPKTLTSGLDDYPRASHPTDNEYHVDLRCWMALASGLIADIASSLGENGNEYLATHKLLTNNGILDQLHWSDTKQQYSDYGLHSDKVRLERPKPPQNLEPGQRPPPMNMDKVRVVLADPKPGFVNAFGYVSLFPFLLKIVEPSSPKLMRTMTDLRSDRLLWTDFGLRSLGQSSTMYNRYNSEHDPPYWRGAIWINMNYLALSALDFYRTVSGPYQKQAAEIYTELRNNVVKNIYKQYEQTGYIWENYNDKTGEGKGCHPFTGWSALVTLIMAEIYE